The window AAGGGAAATAACCGCTCATGGAAACAGGTATATACAAGAATCCCATTGAACTGTTACTCATAATAGGAGGAAAACTGGAAAGAATTTAAATGATCAGCAATTATTAAGTGTCATTCATACATACATTTAATACCCTGGTTTTGAAGAATTTGTAGAAAGAGGAAAAGCTCtatcttaaatgaaaaaaaaattatgaaaaatgctGAAATTAAATCTAATTCTTTTATATTATTGTTATACATGCAATGCATAAATGCAACTATAAcactaagaaaatatttcaaaatgttgAGAGTGGTGAATGCTGAATGAAAGGACACGAGTGATTTTCCTTTTCTCCCATTTCCCAAATGGTCTTCAATTACCTTGTACTATTTGAATGTGTGAGTCCCAGAAGCTCCCCTCCAACCTGAGGACAAGGAACTCTGGAGGCGTGGGAGCTGAAAAGGAACTCAGATGCGGAGTAGAAGCTCAGTTTTATTTTCTGCAGTGACAAACATTTAAGCACATCCCCCTCCCCTTCCAGCcacaaggaaacaaaacaagTGGGCAGAGAGTGCCCAAGGGCCAATGCAGGCATACCGTTAGACTGGCACAATCAGAAAGTGGCAACTACTCCAGGAACCAAtgcccggggcggggggggggggaccaCTGCCCAGGAGGGGACACAAGCCCAGGCCTCAGCCCCCTGTTCCTGGCCAAGGCTTAGCGGAAAACAGGGGGCCCGAAGCGCTGCATGGTCCGCACCACCATGGAAAGCTGGTCGAGGAAGTTGATGATGGAAATCCGGAGTAGGCGAGGGTCTTCGGCAGTCCAGTGGCTAATAATGAGGcagagaaaataatttaaaggTGAGGACTTGGCCTTGCTGCTGTCAGGCCGTCATTCGAGCTAACCCTTTCGGTGTCTCCAATCAGAGCGCCCCCCTCAGGCGGCTATAGGCTCAGAGCACCACAGCCCCTGCTTAAAACCTAACCGGTAGATGACTCTGTTACAGCGTCCGTCGGATGGAGATTGGCCTCAGTCACCTGCCACCACCCGTCACCCCGGCCCCTTCTCGAACTTACACAGCCAGGACACTACCGTTCAGTGTGAGCTCCTTATGAACCACCCCTCGGTGAGGTTCAGCATCTGGGGCCAGGGAGCCACGGGCGATCTCCGCCTCCAGGGGCGATCGGAAAGGCACGGTGAGGGAGCTGGCGGGCATGTGGTTAAGGCACCCCCGGATACTGGCTTTGTGCCCCAGACTCCTTCTCCGTCCCAGGCCCGCTGCCCCCCAGGCCGCCCTCCGACCTCCGTACCGCGCCCCCTGGCCCTCAGGCCTTCCCTCTACCGTCCTAACCCCCCGACAGCCCGGCCGCCCTCCTCAGGCTGCCCAGGCCACTCCCTTGTTCCTCCTTGTGATCCCGCCAGGCCGCCCCTCGCCCGCCCCCTGGCCTTTCATACTGCCACCTCAGAGAGGATACAATTCGTGCAGTCGGCT is drawn from Loxodonta africana isolate mLoxAfr1 chromosome X, mLoxAfr1.hap2, whole genome shotgun sequence and contains these coding sequences:
- the LAGE3 gene encoding EKC/KEOPS complex subunit LAGE3 translates to MQNAGAGSAEGGAGGQADRGAPGGAVPEAAAADDLPQVAQAPHAPGPGGDAEPAATGPGSRLHEFSLTVPFRSPLEAEIARGSLAPDAEPHRGVVHKELTLNGSVLAVHWTAEDPRLLRISIINFLDQLSMVVRTMQRFGPPVFR